One region of Primulina tabacum isolate GXHZ01 chromosome 1, ASM2559414v2, whole genome shotgun sequence genomic DNA includes:
- the LOC142537749 gene encoding uncharacterized protein LOC142537749 codes for MATASYPEFFPQALFFSHHKLRAKLHHSCIFRCRNQSNPKIENFRNFQRVKVPTETRPNNLPIYKDFKEGHFLKLLSRSCKEGNFDEALYFLESMVSLGYEADVILCTKLIKGFFGSKRVDNASKVLGILERFGEPDIFAYNAFISGLCKANRMDSVNEVLNRMRSQGLSSDVVTYNIIIGNLCDRGKLPLAMKMMDKLVEDNCQPTVVTYTILIEATIVEVGVVEAMKLFDEMLSRGLQPDMYTYNTIIRGMCREGLLDDAFEFVRCVSTRGFRPDVISYNIMLRALLSQGRWNDAEELMVEMFTTDCEPNVVTYSILIGALCRDGHFDESIHLLKIMMDEGITPDTYTYDPLISSLCKEGRLDLAISILDYMISKSCLPDIVNYNTILSTLCKNGNSNEALEVLGKLAETGCSPDVTSYNTMINALWNYGDRTRSLELVYEMIHKGIDPDEITYNALISCLCREGSVDKATELLGDMKDSKFAPTVVTYNTLLLGLCKAHRIFDAIGMLEEMVENGIQPNETSYILLLEGIGFTGWRAEAMDLANTLYQKNIISNQSLRRLSRMFPVTDVAGGLSKHEIQI; via the coding sequence ATGGCTACAGCCTCGTATCCCGAATTCTTTCCTCAAGCTCTCTTTTTCAGCCACCACAAACTCAGAGCAAAGTTGCACCACAGTTGCATTTTCAGATGCAGAAATCAAAGTAACCCCAAAATAGAAAACTTTAGAAATTTTCAAAGGGTGAAGGTTCCTACGGAGACGAGACCCAATAATTTGCCGATTTATAAAGATTTTAAGGAGGGTCATTTCCTCAAACTGCTCAGTAGGTCTTGTAAAGAAGGGAATTTTGATGAGGCCCTTTATTTTCTTGAGAGTATGGTTAGCCTGGGTTACGAAGCTGACGTGATTCTATGCACGAAGCTCATTAAAGGGTTCTTCGGCTCCAAGAGGGTGGATAACGCTAGTAAAGTTCTGGGGATTCTTGAGAGATTTGGTGAGCCTGATATATTTGCGTACAATGCTTTCATTAGTGGTTTGTGTAAAGCGAATCGGATGGATTCCGTAAACGAAGTCTTGAATAGGATGAGGTCTCAAGGGCTTTCGTCGGATGTGGTGacttataatataattatcGGTAATCTTTGTGATAGGGGGAAGCTTCCTTTAGCTATGAAGATGATGGACAAGTTAGTGGAAGACAATTGCCAGCCTACTGTTGTGACATACACGATATTGATAGAAGCAACGATTGTTGAAGTCGGTGTTGTTGAAGCAATGAAGCTTTTTGATGAGATGTTGTCTAGAGGGCTGCAGCCCGACATGTATACGTATAATACGATAATCAGAGGAATGTGCAGAGAAGGGTTGTTGGATGATGCCTTCGAATTCGTCCGATGCGTGAGTACTAGAGGTTTCAGGCCGGATGTGATATCGTATAACATTATGTTGAGGGCATTGCTTAGTCAGGGGAGATGGAATGATGCGGAGGAGCTTATGGTCGAAATGTTTACAACGGATTGTGAACCGAATGTGGTTACCTACAGCATCTTGATAGGTGCTCTATGCCGTGATGGGCATTTTGATGAGTCGATCCACTTGTTGAAGATTATGATGGATGAGGGGATAACTCCGGATACTTACACATATGATCCCTTGATTTCATCTTTGTGTAAAGAAGGGAGACTAGATTTGGCGATCTCGATCTTGGATTACATGATATCTAAGAGTTGTTTGCCGGATATAGTTAACTACAACACTATACTATCCACGTTGTGCAAGAATGGTAACTCGAACGAAGCTTTGGAAGTGTTGGGGAAGCTTGCTGAGACGGGTTGTTCCCCGGACGTGACTTCTTATAACACGATGATAAATGCGCTGTGGAACTATGGGGACAGAACTCGATCCTTGGAACTGGTTTACGAGATGATACATAAAGGGATTGATCCTGATGAGATCACATATAACGCACTAATATCGTGTTTGTGTAGAGAAGGGTCAGTGGATAAGGCTACCGAGCTGTTAGGCGACATGAAGGATAGCAAATTCGCGCCAACAGTTGTGACTTACAACACTCTTCTGTTAGGATTGTGTAAGGCTCACAGAATCTTTGATGCTATTGGAATGCTTGAGGAAATGGTCGAAAATGGTATCCAGCCAAATGAAACCTCTTACATTTTGCTACTTGAAGGCATTGGATTCACAGGATGGCGAGCAGAAGCAATGGATCTGGCGAACACTCTCTATCagaaaaacattatttcgaaTCAATCTTTGAGACGTTTGAGCCGAATGTTTCCTGTGACTGATGTTGCTGGTGGCTTGAGTAAACATGAAattcaaatctga